TGAATAAGCGCCCGCGCATCCGGGAGGCTGCCTTGGCGGATTCCGTCTATCGGGAAATGGCGGAGCGGTTCAGGGCTGTGAATAAGGCTGTTTCCTCCCGGGACGGGGAGGCTCCGGCGGAGTTTGTTCCTGCGCCGGGGAATTGGGTCGGAGCACGCGGCGTCCCTGACGGAGGCGTTTGCCTGCTTACCTGGGCAATATCAGGACAATCCGGTTTCCGTTGCGGAGCTGGTTTTTGTGAACCGTTCCCAGGAACGCATCGCGGATGGGTGCCAAAAGGCAGTAGCGAAAGGGCTTTGCGCGGACATCCTGACGCCGCGTGCCTGAACGGGAAAACCCGCGGCGGGTGTTGTTGAAGCGCCGTTTTTTATTCGGAAACGGGATTTAGGCAGACCGTCTATCTGACGGTCCAGGTAATGCTGCGCGTGGCGGATTGGCCGGGACGCAGAATCACGCTGGGGAAGTGGGGGGTATTGACGGCATTGGGGAAGCCCTGGGCTTCCAGCGCTATTCCCTGGCGCGCCTGAGGCAGGTATTCCCCGGTATATACCTGGAGGCCGGGAGCGTCCGTCGCCACAATCAGGTGGTGCCGGGATTCCGGGTCAAGAAGGATGGCGGCGATTTTGTCTCCCGGTTCGGAATCCAGCACGTAGTTATGGTCCAGCCCGGCGGCGGTGTCCGGGTGGGCGGCGGAATTGCGTTCTCCCAGCAGGGCTGCTTTCCGCAGGTCAAAGTCCGTTCCTTCCACGGGAAGGATACGGCCGTCGGGGATATTGGTGGCATCCACCGGAGTATAGGCGGATGCCCGTACCTCCAGAGTCATGGAATCAATGGTGGGCTTGCCGGACAGGTTCCAGTAAGCGTGGTTGGTGAGGTTGACGATTGTGGCCGCGTCCGCGTACGCTTCCAGGCGGAGGTGAAGGGTTTCTTCCACCACGGTGTAGGTGGCTACCACTTCCAGGTTGCCGGGGTAATTTTCCTCCCCGTCTGCGGAGTGCAGGGTCAGCACCAGCGTATTGCGCCCGGCTTCCTGTACCTGCCAGATTTTGCTGTCGAACCCCTGGATGCCGCCGTGCAGGTGGTTGGGGCCGTTGTTGACGGCCACGGTGCGGGAATCCCCGTCAATGGAGAACCTGCCTTTTGCGATGCGATTCGCGACGCGGCCGCAAATCGCACCGCAATAACAGGTGTCTTTCAGCATGTCTTCAAAGCGCTTGGGTCCTACGATCATGTCCATGCCGTCCTTGACGACGGAGATGATGCGCCCCCCGTAGTTGCTGATGCGTACCGTCAGCTTGTTGGAAGACAGTTCAAACAATTCTACAGGTGCGCCGCCGGGTAAG
This region of Akkermansia muciniphila genomic DNA includes:
- a CDS encoding aldose epimerase family protein — translated: MIFGTLPGGAPVELFELSSNKLTVRISNYGGRIISVVKDGMDMIVGPKRFEDMLKDTCYCGAICGRVANRIAKGRFSIDGDSRTVAVNNGPNHLHGGIQGFDSKIWQVQEAGRNTLVLTLHSADGEENYPGNLEVVATYTVVEETLHLRLEAYADAATIVNLTNHAYWNLSGKPTIDSMTLEVRASAYTPVDATNIPDGRILPVEGTDFDLRKAALLGERNSAAHPDTAAGLDHNYVLDSEPGDKIAAILLDPESRHHLIVATDAPGLQVYTGEYLPQARQGIALEAQGFPNAVNTPHFPSVILRPGQSATRSITWTVR